The DNA segment ATCTTTGAAGTAAATAATCAATTCATTACACACATtattaataaatcataaaagttAGCAGATGAGCCTAGACTATATGAAAAATTGCCATAGTTTAATTAtagtactgtatgtttttgatGGATATTGATTAACACGTGTATAACCATTACAAATgataataatacaatttagaAGTAAAATTTTTTAATGGAGTATAAGAAGATGACATTTTATTGTTGtcgtaaaaataataatattaagattacAAGATTAaagtattaatatttttaaaataatgtaaaaaatatgaaaacaaagcAAATTCATTGCAATATAAAAGTCGTAATATTTAAAGAATAAAGTAAAATTTAGAATAAAGCATTTGGAGAATAAACTCATAATGTTATAACCTGATTCTCATCATTTTTAAACTATGAGaaagtattaaaatattgacatacagtatgtaatgcAGTCTTGTCCAATGCCTGATCAACCCCATTTCACATCACTCCTGTCCAATCAAAGTGGAGTTCTCAGTGACAGCCCATGTGCGTCCTGTCCTATTTGCTGACCTGAAGCTGTATCATGCCATTTAGAGTTCTTTTCAAATAATTGCGAAATAAGGAACTGGAGAAGCAATAGATGACTGGATCAAGAGCACTGTTCAAATATGTAAATGCTAAGGACATACTGAACAACTCAGTTGTTAGATTGTAAGTGTTACAATACTTCTCCCCAAGTGATTTTAAAATGAGAACAGTCAGCCCTGTGCCAATGCTGGGGAAAAAACAGAAGACAAAAACCCCAACGATAACCAGAACAGTCCGAATGGCCCTTTGACCCTTTTTGCTGTCTTTCAACCTCGGTCGAGAACGTAAGACGCAGGTGATGCGCACAGAGCAAAAGATCAGGAGCATTAGCGTCACAAAAAACTCTAAGATAAACACAATATAATGCAGGAGGATACCTGGTGATACATCTTCGTAATTACTGAAACTTCTGCAACGGGAGTAGTTTTCCCCTGCCTTCAGAAGGTTGTTGGTCAGCAAAGGGATCCTCAGAGCTATCACAGTGGCCCAGATGAAGCAGGCAACCCCAGCTGCTTGTTTTGAGGATATGTGATTGGTTTTGTGATGCGGATGCACCACTTTAAAGTAGCGGTCAAAAGCCACAGCAGTCATGAACGCAATGCTGGCTGAACGGTTCACAGCCAGCATAAATAGATTAATACGACACCAGGCATCTCCAAATATCCACGTCTCGCCGCGTACAAAGTTGTCAATGCGGAAGGGTAGACTCAGGAGCAGCAGAAAGTCAGACAGAATTAGGTTGAAGAGGAATGTGACATTGGTCCTCCAGGATTTcatatatttgcaaaaaacaTATAATGCCACGACATTGCCAGGCAGACCAAGTAA comes from the Triplophysa rosa linkage group LG9, Trosa_1v2, whole genome shotgun sequence genome and includes:
- the LOC130559432 gene encoding hydroxycarboxylic acid receptor 2-like isoform X1, with the protein product MIRHVRYLRKIYIGKQDEGSYTVTYRSETSKQASKQASKQERKKERKKERKKERKKERKKERKKERKKERKKERKKERKKERKKEKQTNRPKENLISAEAFFLTLCLHLDILNLEFGVYSETTMTPNSTEHHCNTTHELMASVLPPVVIIEMLLGLPGNVVALYVFCKYMKSWRTNVTFLFNLILSDFLLLLSLPFRIDNFVRGETWIFGDAWCRINLFMLAVNRSASIAFMTAVAFDRYFKVVHPHHKTNHISSKQAAGVACFIWATVIALRIPLLTNNLLKAGENYSRCRSFSNYEDVSPGILLHYIVFILEFFVTLMLLIFCSVRITCVLRSRPRLKDSKKGQRAIRTVLVIVGVFVFCFFPSIGTGLTVLILKSLGEKYCNTYNLTTELFSMSLAFTYLNSALDPVIYCFSSSLFRNYLKRTLNGMIQLQVSK